The Palleronia sp. THAF1 genome contains the following window.
GGACGAGTCCGAAGCCAAGAAAGCCGCGGCCGAAATCCACGAAGATGTCGGCCCACCACCTATACTGCCGGTCATCGCGACGGGCAGCTTCGTGGCCCTGCTGGCCGCGATGACGGTCTTCGCAGGCCCGATGACCGACTATCTGCGCGCGACCACCGCGCAGCTGATGTCGCCCCAGCCCTATATCTCGACCGTGCTGGGCACGCCCGGCAAAGAGATCAAGACGGAAGAGGAGGCGCACTGATGATCAAACGTCTGTTCCTTGCCGTCTTCCCGCACCCGATGCTGACGCTGATTCTCGTACTGGTCTACGTGCTGTTGACCAACAGTTTCGGCATCAATTCCTGGGTCATGGGGTTGGTTCTGGGGGTCGTGGTGCCAATTGCGACGCATGCCTATTGGCCCGACCGCCCGCGCACGCCAAAGCCATTCAAGCTTCTGGCCTACATGATCCTCGTGATCTGGGATATCCTTGTTGCCAACGTGAAGGTCGCCTTCATCGTCCTGTTCCGGTCGAACGCCAACATGCGCTCGCACTGGGTCGTCGTTCCGCTGGACCTGAAGTCTCCCGAGGCGATTACCCTTCTGGCCGGGACGATCACGCTGACGCCGGGCACGGTCTCGGCCGACCTGTCGGACACCGGGCGCTGCCTTCTGGTGCACGCGCTGGACACCGCAGACCCCGAGCAAGAGGCGAAGGACATCAAGCATCGCTACGAACGGCGCCTGAAGGAGATCTTCGAATGATGGATACAGCACTGGCCGTCGCGTTCGTTGCCGTAAGCCTGGCCCAGATCATGGCGATGGTGCGCTTGATCAAAGGCCCTGCCATCGGCGACCGCATCCTTGCCATCGACACGATGACGATCAACGCCATCGCCTTGCTTGTCCTGCTGGGCATTTGGGGTGGCACGCAGCTTTACTTCGAAGGCGCGTTGATCTTCGCGATGCTGGGCTTCATCTCGACGGTCGCTTACGCGCGGTTCGTCTTGCGCGGGGATATCATCGAATGATGCAGATCGCTGAAATCGCCGTCGTCGTGGCCCTGCTGTCCGGCGCGTTCTTCGTCTTCGTCGGCTCTATCGGCCTGTTGCGGCTGGACACGCCGATGAAGCGTCTGCATGCGCCCACGAAAGCGGGCACGCTTGGGGTGGGTTCTTTCCTGCTGGCGTCGATGATTCACTCCTTCGCCACCGGAGAGGGGTCGTTGCACGAGCTTCTCGTCATGGCGTTTATCTTCGTGACGGCACCGATCTCGGCGAATTTCATCGCCAAGGTGAACCTGCACCGCGAAGATACCGACCCGACGCCTCCGCCCCCCGCCGATCGCACCTGGGCGACCTTCGACACGGATGAGCGGACGGAAAAGCTAGTCGTCAAGTAAAGCGTCGATCTCGGACCGATCCGGCATAGACGGTGCCGCGCCCGCTCGGGTCACCGATATCGCGGCGCAGGCATTGGCGAAAGTCAAGGCCGCGTCCATGTCTCGCCCCTCGGCCA
Protein-coding sequences here:
- a CDS encoding Na+/H+ antiporter subunit E, which codes for MIKRLFLAVFPHPMLTLILVLVYVLLTNSFGINSWVMGLVLGVVVPIATHAYWPDRPRTPKPFKLLAYMILVIWDILVANVKVAFIVLFRSNANMRSHWVVVPLDLKSPEAITLLAGTITLTPGTVSADLSDTGRCLLVHALDTADPEQEAKDIKHRYERRLKEIFE
- a CDS encoding Na+/H+ antiporter subunit G — its product is MQIAEIAVVVALLSGAFFVFVGSIGLLRLDTPMKRLHAPTKAGTLGVGSFLLASMIHSFATGEGSLHELLVMAFIFVTAPISANFIAKVNLHREDTDPTPPPPADRTWATFDTDERTEKLVVK
- a CDS encoding K+/H+ antiporter subunit F, with amino-acid sequence MMDTALAVAFVAVSLAQIMAMVRLIKGPAIGDRILAIDTMTINAIALLVLLGIWGGTQLYFEGALIFAMLGFISTVAYARFVLRGDIIE